The genomic DNA CGGGCGGTGCGGGTGTACGCCAGTGCGGTGCCGGTGGACATGCGCAAGGGGTTTGATGGATTGAGCGCGCTGGTGGAGCAGCAGCTGGGAGGACAGCTGCTCAAGGGCGACGTCTTCCTCTTCGTGGGGCGGTGTCGCCAGCGGGCCAAGGTGCTCTACTTCGACGGCACGGGGCTGGTGCTGCTCACCAAGCGTCTCTTCAAGGGACGCTTCGCGCGGCCGTGGGCCCAGGCCGGAGCGGTGAGCGTGGAGCTGACGGTGGCCGAGCTGTCCTTGTTTCTGGAGGGGTGCGAGCTGGCGGGGAGGTGGAAGCTGTCGCCGCCAGCCTTCGAGGAGAAAGAACTTGCGGTGGAGGCGGCCGTGTAGCACTACCGCGAAGGTATGGTTCCCCTCGGGCAGGTGAAGGACCTGGAGACGGCGAAGCAGATGGCGGCGCTGCTCGAGGCGGAGAACGCGCGGCTGCACCAGCGGCTGGAGGCG from Melittangium boletus DSM 14713 includes the following:
- the tnpB gene encoding IS66 family insertion sequence element accessory protein TnpB (TnpB, as the term is used for proteins encoded by IS66 family insertion elements, is considered an accessory protein, since TnpC, encoded by a neighboring gene, is a DDE family transposase.); the protein is MLTLTRAVRVYASAVPVDMRKGFDGLSALVEQQLGGQLLKGDVFLFVGRCRQRAKVLYFDGTGLVLLTKRLFKGRFARPWAQAGAVSVELTVAELSLFLEGCELAGRWKLSPPAFEEKELAVEAAV